The following are encoded in a window of Prochlorococcus marinus CUG1417 genomic DNA:
- a CDS encoding glycoprotein gives MLLKNHLIEVFKKASSENNFLLKENIVLKWVHRFGIDSLSDLLIHSTVLKEKQNKKENQEQISLIDEVTEEENQEQISLIDEVTEEENQEQISLIDEVTEEENQEQISLIDEVTEEENQEQISLIDEVTEEENQDTNKIKQYINTQKSPLPYIKNLRKWINNDKKAS, from the coding sequence ATGCTTTTAAAAAACCATCTAATAGAAGTTTTTAAAAAGGCCTCTTCAGAAAATAATTTTTTGCTTAAAGAAAATATTGTTCTTAAGTGGGTCCATAGATTTGGGATTGATTCTTTAAGTGATTTATTAATTCATAGTACAGTTTTAAAGGAAAAGCAGAATAAGAAAGAAAATCAAGAACAAATTTCTTTAATTGATGAAGTGACTGAGGAAGAAAATCAAGAACAAATTTCTTTAATTGATGAAGTGACTGAGGAAGAAAATCAAGAACAAATTTCTTTAATTGATGAAGTGACTGAGGAAGAAAATCAAGAACAAATTTCTTTAATTGATGAAGTGACTGAGGAAGAAAATCAAGAACAAATTTCTTTAATTGATGAAGTGACTGAGGAAGAAAATCAAGATACTAATAAAATAAAACAATATATAAATACCCAAAAATCACCACTTCCTTATATTAAAAATTTACGAAAGTGGATTAATAACGATAAAAAAGCTAGTTAG